One window of Hymenobacter canadensis genomic DNA carries:
- a CDS encoding DUF4249 domain-containing protein produces the protein MHLLPIFARYRVLPFLALVGLLTTACEDVIDVDLPTGDPLLAVEGGITDQPGPYTVTLTRTAAYFNAATPPPVTGARLVLRDEASGAIDTLRETTPGRYQTTGRIRGRVGGRYTLRIGAEGEEYAAETSIPRTAEIDSLRVQFQEESLGRDAGDYVLYYGPELPGEGDYYRLKVFINGALLNEPNDLRLSSDRLTDGRYINGRRLTTELYDPGTWVRFELNALPRDYHTFLDELGTQVTNGGLFANPPANVRTNVRNARGNEGPPAVGYFAGYTVRQDSVRLP, from the coding sequence ATGCATCTGCTGCCGATTTTTGCCCGCTACCGGGTGCTGCCCTTCCTGGCCCTGGTCGGCCTGCTGACCACGGCCTGCGAGGACGTGATTGACGTGGACCTGCCCACCGGCGACCCGCTGCTGGCCGTGGAGGGAGGTATCACCGACCAGCCTGGTCCTTATACGGTTACGCTGACCCGCACGGCCGCCTACTTCAACGCCGCTACCCCACCCCCCGTGACGGGCGCGCGCCTGGTGCTGCGCGACGAAGCAAGCGGCGCCATCGACACGCTGCGCGAAACCACGCCCGGCCGCTACCAGACCACGGGCCGTATCCGGGGCCGGGTGGGGGGGCGCTACACGCTGCGCATCGGGGCTGAGGGCGAGGAATATGCCGCCGAAACCAGCATTCCGCGCACGGCGGAAATTGACAGCCTGCGGGTGCAGTTTCAGGAAGAAAGCCTGGGTCGCGACGCGGGCGACTACGTGCTCTATTACGGCCCGGAGCTGCCCGGGGAAGGCGACTACTACCGCCTGAAGGTATTCATCAATGGCGCGCTGCTCAACGAGCCCAACGACCTGCGCCTGTCCTCCGACCGCCTCACCGACGGCCGTTACATCAACGGCCGGCGCCTGACTACGGAGCTCTACGACCCCGGCACCTGGGTGCGCTTCGAGCTGAACGCCCTGCCCCGCGACTACCACACCTTCCTCGACGAGTTGGGCACGCAGGTAACCAACGGCGGCCTGTTCGCCAACCCACCCGCCAACGTGCGCACCAACGTGCGCAACGCCCGGGGCAACGAAGGGCCGCCCGCCGTCGGCTATTTCGCCGGCTACACGGTTCGCCAGGATTCGGTGCGCCTGCCGTAA
- a CDS encoding TonB-dependent receptor produces MLRHVSLQLTCLLLPLAAAQAQQAPPAKAPSSAAKGQATLSGTLKDAANGEALVGATVSIPALGLGTGANEYGFYSLSVPAGTYAVQFSFIGYETQTVTLTLTQSQTRAVRLAAQGVQVGEVIVRGQRPDQNVKSTEMSVNRLDMKQIKLMPALLGEVDVVRAIQLLPGISTVGEGASGFNVRGGGVDQNLILLDEAPVYNASHLFGLFSTFSPDAVKDLKLLKGGIPAQYGGRLSSVLDVRLKEGNTERLGVSGGIGLISSRLAVEGPLVKDKASFIVAGRRSYGDLFLKAIPDQKDNQAYFYDLSAKVNYTLGEKDRLYLSGYFGQDVFAFGQDFKNDLGNSTGTLRWNHVFSPKLFANVTALVSRYGYGLGIPEGRNAFNWKSDIQTYQLKADFNYYYSPGSTFNAGASATYFRFAPGQVTPTSETSALQPLKLDEQQAAEYAVYADHEITLSPRLSGQYGLRLSVFDYLGSGTTYDYEGITGQKLTPVNAREFGSGQLIKRYVNPEPRASLRYVLNEQSSLKASYNRMVQNLHLISNTTASSPLDVWQPSTTNIKPEHADQVAVGYFRNFREDAYEASVEVFGKTMDNQIDYINGANTLLNRNLESELLYGQGRAYGAEFYVKKNNGPLTGWVSYTLSRSERKIDGINQGDWYVSKFDKTHYLSVVGIYELSRRWSVSGTFNYSTGISTTFPDSRYVYQGLVVPNVTGDVRNNYRVPAYHRLDLSATLQGKRNAERRWQGSWVFSVYNAYGRRNPYSIYFRQNEDQPTQTEAVRLSIFGSVLPSAAYNFTF; encoded by the coding sequence ATGCTCCGACACGTTTCTCTTCAACTGACCTGCTTACTGTTGCCGCTTGCCGCCGCCCAGGCCCAGCAGGCCCCACCCGCCAAAGCGCCCTCCTCGGCCGCCAAAGGCCAGGCTACGCTCAGCGGTACGCTCAAAGACGCTGCCAACGGCGAAGCCCTGGTGGGCGCTACCGTCTCCATTCCGGCCCTGGGCCTGGGTACCGGGGCCAACGAGTACGGCTTCTACTCGCTGAGTGTGCCGGCCGGTACCTACGCGGTGCAGTTCAGCTTTATCGGCTACGAAACCCAGACCGTCACGCTCACGCTCACCCAGAGCCAGACCCGCGCCGTGCGGCTGGCGGCGCAGGGCGTGCAGGTGGGCGAGGTAATAGTGCGCGGGCAGCGGCCCGACCAAAACGTGAAAAGCACCGAAATGAGCGTCAACCGCCTCGATATGAAGCAAATCAAGCTCATGCCGGCGCTGCTGGGCGAGGTGGACGTGGTGCGCGCCATTCAGCTGCTGCCCGGCATCAGCACGGTGGGCGAGGGGGCTTCGGGCTTCAACGTGCGCGGCGGCGGGGTCGACCAGAACCTGATTCTGCTGGACGAGGCCCCGGTGTACAACGCCTCCCACTTGTTCGGGCTGTTTTCCACCTTCAGCCCCGATGCCGTGAAAGACCTGAAGCTGCTCAAAGGCGGCATTCCGGCGCAGTACGGCGGCCGGCTTTCGTCGGTGCTCGACGTGCGCCTGAAGGAGGGCAACACCGAGCGGCTGGGCGTGAGTGGGGGCATCGGCCTGATTTCTTCCCGCCTGGCCGTGGAAGGCCCGCTGGTGAAAGACAAAGCGTCGTTTATCGTGGCGGGCCGGCGCTCCTATGGCGACCTGTTTCTGAAGGCCATTCCCGACCAGAAAGACAACCAGGCGTATTTCTACGACCTGTCGGCCAAAGTCAACTACACCCTGGGCGAGAAGGACCGGCTGTATCTGTCGGGCTATTTCGGGCAGGATGTGTTTGCGTTCGGACAGGATTTTAAGAACGATCTGGGCAACTCCACCGGCACGCTGCGCTGGAACCACGTGTTTTCGCCCAAGCTGTTTGCCAACGTGACGGCGCTGGTGAGCCGCTACGGCTACGGCCTGGGCATCCCCGAAGGCCGCAACGCCTTCAACTGGAAATCCGACATCCAGACCTACCAGCTCAAAGCCGACTTCAACTATTACTACTCGCCCGGCAGCACGTTCAACGCGGGGGCCAGCGCCACGTATTTCCGCTTCGCGCCTGGCCAGGTAACGCCCACCAGCGAAACCTCCGCCCTGCAGCCGCTCAAGCTCGACGAGCAGCAAGCCGCCGAGTACGCGGTTTACGCCGACCACGAAATCACGCTCTCGCCCCGCCTCTCGGGCCAGTACGGGCTGCGCCTGTCGGTGTTCGACTACCTGGGCAGTGGTACCACCTACGACTACGAGGGCATCACCGGGCAGAAGCTGACTCCCGTCAATGCGCGGGAGTTCGGGTCGGGCCAGCTCATCAAGCGCTACGTCAACCCGGAGCCCCGCGCCTCGCTGCGCTACGTGCTTAACGAGCAAAGCTCGCTGAAAGCCAGCTACAACCGCATGGTGCAGAACCTGCACCTGATTTCCAATACTACGGCCTCCTCGCCGCTGGACGTATGGCAGCCGAGCACCACCAACATCAAGCCGGAACACGCCGACCAAGTGGCCGTGGGCTACTTCCGCAACTTCCGCGAGGATGCCTACGAGGCCAGCGTGGAGGTGTTCGGCAAGACCATGGACAACCAGATTGACTACATCAACGGGGCCAACACCCTGCTCAACCGGAATCTGGAGTCAGAGCTGCTGTATGGCCAGGGCCGGGCGTATGGGGCCGAGTTCTACGTGAAGAAAAACAACGGGCCGCTGACGGGTTGGGTGAGCTACACGCTGAGCCGCTCGGAGCGCAAAATCGACGGTATCAACCAGGGCGACTGGTACGTGAGCAAGTTCGATAAGACGCACTATCTCTCGGTGGTGGGCATCTACGAGCTGTCCAGGCGCTGGAGCGTATCGGGCACCTTCAACTACAGCACCGGCATTTCCACCACCTTCCCCGACTCGCGCTACGTGTACCAGGGGCTGGTGGTACCCAACGTCACCGGCGACGTGCGCAACAACTACCGCGTGCCCGCCTACCACCGCCTCGACCTCTCGGCCACGCTGCAGGGCAAGCGCAACGCTGAGCGCCGCTGGCAGGGCAGCTGGGTGTTTTCGGTCTACAACGCCTACGGCCGCCGGAATCCCTACAGCATTTACTTCCGCCAGAACGAGGACCAACCCACCCAAACCGAAGCCGTGCGCCTGAGCATTTTCGGCTCCGTGCTGCCCTCGGCAGCGTACAATTTCACTTTCTAG
- a CDS encoding response regulator, producing MQVLLVEDEQALAQFIRKGFLNEGYDLSVAYDGLVGQSLLRQHRYDLIILDVNLPHVNGFELCREARTLLPGVPVLLLTALDSLDDKVMGFEAGADDYLAKPFAFKELLLRARALTRRSTADGSLERQVLRLGDLEMNLTAKVVTRAGQRITLTTREYALLEFLMLNRGKVVTRVDINEKVWDLNFDTNTNVIDVYVSHLRKKIDKQHEQKLIHTVVGMGYEMREG from the coding sequence ATGCAGGTACTCCTGGTAGAAGACGAGCAGGCCCTGGCGCAGTTCATCCGCAAGGGGTTTCTCAACGAAGGCTACGACCTGAGTGTGGCCTACGACGGACTGGTAGGCCAGTCGCTGCTGCGCCAGCACCGATACGACCTGATTATTCTCGACGTGAACCTGCCCCACGTCAACGGCTTCGAGCTGTGCCGGGAGGCGCGCACCCTGCTGCCGGGCGTGCCGGTACTGCTGCTCACGGCCCTCGATTCGCTCGACGACAAGGTGATGGGCTTCGAGGCCGGCGCCGACGACTACCTGGCCAAGCCGTTTGCGTTCAAGGAGCTGCTGCTGCGCGCCCGGGCCCTGACGCGCCGCAGCACGGCCGACGGCAGCCTGGAGCGGCAGGTGCTGCGCCTGGGGGATCTGGAGATGAACCTGACGGCCAAGGTCGTGACCCGGGCCGGGCAGCGCATCACGCTCACCACCCGCGAGTACGCCCTGCTGGAGTTTCTGATGCTGAACCGCGGCAAAGTGGTGACCCGGGTGGACATCAACGAGAAGGTCTGGGACCTGAATTTTGACACCAACACCAATGTCATCGACGTGTACGTGAGCCACCTGCGCAAGAAAATCGACAAGCAGCACGAGCAGAAGCTCATCCACACCGTGGTAGGTATGGGCTACGAAATGCGGGAGGGCTGA